The nucleotide sequence CCTGGGTCGTCGCCGACCCCGACCAGGAGACGCGCCCCCTGCTGGACTTCGGGGCCGGCTACGTCCAGCGCTCGCTCAGCATGCTGCCCAAGCAGGGGGCCGCCGCGCCCTGGCTCATGTCGATGGACTACCACTCGGACCGCCGCCTGCTCGACGGGCCGCTGCTCTCGGAGGGGCTCACCTTCAGCGGGCCGGCGGTCCGCAGCGGTCAGCGCCGGTCCCTGGCGGACGCGTGACCGCGCGTGTCGACGAGCAGCTCGTCGACGTCCCGGGCGGCCTGCGCATCTGCGCTGTCGACGAGGGGCCGGCCGGCGCCCCGGCGGTCCTGCTCGTCGCCGGGCTGGCGCAGCAGCTGCACTCCTGGCCGGCTCCGTTCGTCGAGGGGCTCCTGGCCCGTGGGCTGCGGGTGGTGCGCCTGGACAACCGCGACAGCGGTCGGTCCAGCCGCGTGGCCGCACCGCCCCCGGCGATCTGGCGCCAGCTGCTCGCCCGCCCCCGCCCGGACGCCTACCGCCTGATCGACATGGCCGCGGACGCGGTGGCGGTCCTGGACCACCTCGGCATCGAGCAGGTGCACCTCGTGGGGATGTCGATGGGGGGGATGATCGCCCAGGAGGTCGCCGCCCGCCATCCCGACCGGTGCCTCTCGCTCGTCTCGGTCATCTCCACGACGGGAGCCCCCCGGGTCGGGCAGGCGGCCTGGTCCACGAAGCGACGACTCGTCGCCCCTCCTGCGCGGACCGCCGAGAAGTTCGTGGCCGCCCACCTCGACATGACCGCACACCTCGCGGGGACGGGACACCCGCTCGACGAGGAGGTCGAACGCGCCTATGCCGCGCTGGCCTGGCGGCGCTCGGGCGGCACACCGAAGGCGGCTGCGGCGGCCACCGCCCGCCAGATCCAGGCCATCCAGGCCTCCGGCGACCGGACGGCGGGTCTGGCCCGGGTCCTTGCGCCGACGCTCGTCGTCCA is from Arthrobacter sp. NEB 688 and encodes:
- a CDS encoding alpha/beta hydrolase, with amino-acid sequence MTARVDEQLVDVPGGLRICAVDEGPAGAPAVLLVAGLAQQLHSWPAPFVEGLLARGLRVVRLDNRDSGRSSRVAAPPPAIWRQLLARPRPDAYRLIDMAADAVAVLDHLGIEQVHLVGMSMGGMIAQEVAARHPDRCLSLVSVISTTGAPRVGQAAWSTKRRLVAPPARTAEKFVAAHLDMTAHLAGTGHPLDEEVERAYAALAWRRSGGTPKAAAAATARQIQAIQASGDRTAGLARVLAPTLVVHGDRDLIVHPSGGQATARAIGGARHVTVPGMGHHLAPTLLDRLVELVADHVQEAHPHHHPDTRKP